Part of the Spinacia oleracea cultivar Varoflay chromosome 5, BTI_SOV_V1, whole genome shotgun sequence genome, GATTATGGATGAAATGGAGAGATTTAACTTCGATTGTaaacttaattatttatttatatatgtagtcaattaaatgaatggatgagATTAGTCATTCGTTAAGTTGTAATGGCTACTATTTTTGTGTAGCCATCGAAAAACTTTCCTTATTTTTTCTTTGATCAATTATAACTTATAACACATTCTTAATTCCCTGGTCGAGCTTGGCAGCTTGCAAGTTAGTAGGGAGTAAAAGAGTAAGAAATTTCCCCCGAGCCCGAAAGCGAACTTCCAACTAATTCTGCTAACCGTTGCTTTCACTTTGCAACTTACTACTTCTCCATGACTTTGAATAAGAGTTTGCTAACCATAATAACGAATTTCAGATATCGAGTTTATGGTGAAGAAAAGTATGGAGTATGGGATGTTTTTGGAAAATGATAGAACAGTAAGCAATTATCAGAATTTTGGTGAAAGATGAAAAATCATGGTCTCAGAGATacgaaaatatatatataaaaagaaattaaaacaaaagTGAACGTGGGGGAAGGTAATGGGGGatttctatttttttgtttgaaaataaaatacatttttattaataaaaagtcaGCATAATCTACGAGTCTGAGGAGTCAACACAAATACACAAATAAAAGACTGACATTTATTTTATTGCGGTGGCTACCATTTTTATGGTAGCCATTAAAAAGTCAAGTCTTCCATACAATAAATAGTAACCTACTAAACCACTAACCCACTTCCATTTTGTTTTGATAAAATGGATTCACTATTTTAAAATCCCGCGTTGATCAAACCATAactattttaataaaatcaattcaCCCTCCTATATGAGAGTACTCAAATTGGGacgagaaaataaaatatttatttggacataaatttaattaactagCTTTATTTAGAGATATGATTTAGAAGGAAAAAAGGGAGAAAGTACGTACTTGAGAATTCAGATGAGACTATAACGAGATCCAAAATAAACTTAATTAGCCGGGCTGTCTTTGTTTATCATAGACAGTGATCCAAAAGACGAAAACATAACTAGGTAGATAAAAATTAGTACtagaaaattattaaaaaaaagtaattaatCAAACCTGGGCGAACTATGATTAAACTAAAGTGATGAGATTAAGAGCATTATTAGCAGCCTTTTGTTTTCCCCATTTCCTAATCTGAATTTGAATCATAGCAAAAACAGCCAAAAAATCAAGCTTTTGCCTTGGATTAAGAAGATCCAAAACACCTTTCAAAGTCTTAAGCCTAACATAATCACCCATTTTCATAACCCTCTCTAATCCTTCCAACATCCCTTTCATCGCCTTACTCACCAATTCATCAACTCGGCTTGTCTCGTTGACATCTACACGACTCGCCACACGAGCTAACTCCACCATCTTCAAATCACCCATAGCCACTTGTTGTCTCTCCAACTCCCTCTCTACTTTCTTCTCCTCCAGCCTAATCTTCACCCCTAACTCCGAGATCTTCTTCGCCTGTTCATCAGTGAGTTGAGCAAGGCTAGTAAGCGGGGCTCGAGTTCGCCTCAGTGAGTCAACGAGGCGGAAAGCCATTGAGGGTTTCCAGCCTGTGACCCAAGTAAAGGCGGACTCGAGCGGGCTTTCCCATTGAGGTGAGAAGAATGCCAAGATGTCGTCGTGAGCAGCGGCCCACTTAGCAGTGTAGTAGTCCTTATGATGAGCAGTCATGGTTGCGACGACGATGTCGTGGTTAGGTTGACGGCCTAAAACAAGCTGTTGGAGGTGGATTTCAAGTTGTTTTACCCATGATTCATAGTATGACCTGAATTTCTCTTCTACTACGGAACTAGTAGTAGATTTCATTATCggcaaattcaagttcaaattcaaactcattgattttttatttttttataatatttgtgGGGGTTGATTTTTTGTGACTTTCAGGTGTGtgaggaaagagaaaagggagtaGACTGTATAGATAGTAAATAGTACTAGTTAGTGTGTGAAGAGAGGAAGGGAGTGTGCAGGTGACTACTGTAGTGCATGGCTTACGCGCAGCATGCAGTGAGCCGTCTTCTTTTAAAGGGTGGCAGGTGGCTTCATCTCTATAGTATACGGTAACATGCATCAGGTCTAAAACTTTTATACAGTACCCATTCAATTAATACAGATATTTGTAAAAGATCGGTCGCctcaacaacaaagccttagtttCAAAATGATTTACGGTCGGATAACATGAATTGTCATAGAAGATCGTCAATGTGACCAGAACAAATCAGAAATAAGCAGGaaggtaaaagaaaaaaaatatattataagcgataatcaaactaaaaaaagtttaaaatagatataagtaaaataagcacctctatatatatatattaaaaaataaataaataaaaattgataaaaaaaaaaacagtttaAACTAGACATATGTAAAACAAGCACCTTTCGAAATATCATTTAAAAAGttaataacaataaaaataaatgaaaatataaacaaattaaaaaattaaaataagaatggaagatgtataagtcaaatgaagtcatcaacgTATATTCTCTCTTTTCAGTCTGTCATATCTAACGCTATATTCTCCTCAATCCCAAGTAGACTCATATCGTACTCAATcgccttcctccaagttttcttaggtcttacTCTACCCTTTACAATTCTCTTACTTTGCCACCCTTTTATATTCCTAACTGGGGCATCACTTGATCGATATTCTACTTACATTCCCAAACCATCACAAAAGATTTCCCATCATCTTAAACTtaatcggtgcaacccctaccTTCTTcgtaataatctcattcctcaaacgatcctttcttgtatgcccacacatccaacgtaacatacgcatctccgccacattcatcttatgcacgtgacaatgtttcactgcccagTATTCTATGCCGTATAACAACGCCAGTCGAATTGTCGTACGGTAGAATTTTCCCTTCAATATTTGGGGCATGCTACATTTCCACTTtaaccaacctgctttgattccATGAGCCACATCGCCCTCCGATTCcccatccttttggataatagatcctaaataacggaacatttCAGAACCTTGGACAATTGTCCCATCTA contains:
- the LOC130461177 gene encoding protein DOG1-like 4, which codes for MSLNLNLNLPIMKSTTSSVVEEKFRSYYESWVKQLEIHLQQLVLGRQPNHDIVVATMTAHHKDYYTAKWAAAHDDILAFFSPQWESPLESAFTWVTGWKPSMAFRLVDSLRRTRAPLTSLAQLTDEQAKKISELGVKIRLEEKKVERELERQQVAMGDLKMVELARVASRVDVNETSRVDELVSKAMKGMLEGLERVMKMGDYVRLKTLKGVLDLLNPRQKLDFLAVFAMIQIQIRKWGKQKAANNALNLITLV